From a region of the Georgenia yuyongxinii genome:
- a CDS encoding sensor histidine kinase: MTTTIERLRGSGGAGGLTVRSRILATVLALTLLTLVVAGGTAWVLQRDRVDAGIDASLQRTVEEFTAFATSATDPQTGQPYASAQDLIYAGMQREVPGPHEGMAGFVEGRLELELPTGLKINEDPELTSHLEEMIATGPGRIASVTTASSEYRYAIVKVTLTDVGQGALVVAYNRSAEMDEVDDTFRTYALVAAIALVVLAAVGWVLAGRLLSPLRHLRETAESITDTDLSRRIEVRGNDDLSELTRTVNAMLGRLEDAFTSQRELLDDAGHELRTPITIVRGHLELMDPDDPADAAATKELALSELDRMHRLADDLVLLAKSERPDFVQPAKTSIGELTDNVLDQARALGERRWLIDARLEGEVLVDTQRITQALLQLAANAVKFSEPGSVIALGSTLRGGRLLLWVRDEGIGIAPDEQARVFERFGRASQSVGRDGAGLGLAIVAAIAAAHGGRVDVDSKVGAGSVFVLDLPARGAVVEQVTEEIEPVTG, from the coding sequence ATGACGACGACGATTGAGCGGCTTCGCGGCAGCGGTGGCGCCGGTGGCCTCACGGTCCGCTCGCGCATCCTCGCGACCGTCCTCGCGCTGACCCTGCTCACGCTCGTCGTGGCCGGCGGCACGGCCTGGGTGCTCCAGCGTGACCGCGTGGACGCCGGGATCGACGCGAGCCTGCAGCGCACGGTGGAGGAGTTCACCGCCTTCGCGACGTCGGCCACCGACCCGCAGACCGGCCAGCCGTACGCGAGCGCGCAGGACCTCATCTACGCCGGCATGCAGCGTGAGGTGCCCGGGCCCCACGAGGGCATGGCCGGGTTCGTCGAGGGCCGGCTGGAGCTCGAGCTGCCCACCGGCCTGAAGATCAACGAGGACCCCGAGCTGACTAGCCACCTCGAGGAGATGATCGCCACCGGGCCGGGGCGCATCGCCTCGGTGACGACCGCCTCGTCGGAGTACCGGTACGCGATCGTCAAGGTCACCCTCACCGACGTCGGGCAGGGAGCGCTGGTGGTGGCGTACAACCGCTCCGCCGAGATGGACGAGGTCGACGACACCTTCCGCACCTATGCCCTGGTGGCCGCCATCGCGCTGGTGGTTCTGGCCGCCGTCGGCTGGGTGCTGGCCGGCCGGCTGCTCTCACCGCTGCGGCACCTGCGTGAGACGGCGGAGTCGATCACGGACACCGACCTCTCCCGCCGCATCGAGGTGCGCGGCAACGACGACCTCTCCGAGCTCACCCGCACCGTCAACGCCATGCTCGGCCGGCTCGAGGACGCGTTCACGTCCCAGCGTGAGCTGCTCGACGACGCCGGGCACGAGCTGCGTACGCCCATCACCATCGTCCGCGGCCACCTCGAGCTCATGGACCCGGACGACCCCGCGGACGCCGCGGCGACCAAGGAGCTGGCGCTCAGCGAGCTCGACCGCATGCACCGGCTGGCCGACGACCTCGTGCTGCTGGCGAAGTCCGAGCGGCCCGACTTCGTCCAGCCGGCGAAGACCTCCATCGGCGAGCTGACGGACAACGTGCTGGACCAGGCCCGGGCGCTGGGCGAGCGTCGCTGGCTCATCGACGCCCGGCTGGAGGGCGAGGTCCTCGTCGACACCCAGCGCATCACCCAGGCGCTGCTCCAGCTCGCGGCCAACGCGGTGAAGTTCTCCGAGCCCGGCTCGGTGATCGCGCTGGGCTCGACCCTGCGCGGTGGGCGGCTCCTGCTGTGGGTGCGCGATGAGGGCATCGGCATCGCCCCGGACGAGCAGGCCCGCGTCTTCGAACGGTTCGGCCGGGCGAGCCAGTCGGTAGGCCGCGACGGCGCGGGCCTGGGCCTGGCCATCGTCGCCGCGATCGCCGCCGCACACGGTGGCCGGGTCGACGTCGACTCCAAGGTCGGCGCCGGGTCGGTGTTCGTCCTGGACCTGCCCGCGCGTGGCGCCGTCGTCGAGCAGGTCACCGAGGAGATCGAGCCGGTGACGGGCTGA
- a CDS encoding response regulator transcription factor, with the protein MAQILIVEDEPGISSFITKGLKSAGHQPTAVGTGREGLAHAHTDGYDLMILDIGLPDVDGFEVLRRLRGQGSTMPVIILTARSSVDDTVAGLEGGADDYVPKPFRFEELLARVRLRLRTTDPAAPETTVLTHGQLSLDMLTRRVNVDGKEVELSAREFALLETFMSHPGQVLSREQLLSRVWGYDFDPGSNVVDVYVRYLRKKIGAEHLATVRGMGYRLVDASR; encoded by the coding sequence ATGGCGCAGATCCTGATCGTCGAGGACGAGCCCGGCATCTCGTCCTTCATCACCAAGGGGCTGAAGTCCGCCGGGCACCAGCCCACCGCGGTGGGCACCGGGCGCGAGGGCCTGGCGCACGCGCACACCGACGGCTACGACCTCATGATCCTCGACATCGGCCTGCCCGACGTCGACGGGTTCGAGGTGCTGCGCCGCCTGCGCGGCCAGGGCTCGACGATGCCGGTCATCATCCTCACGGCCCGCTCGTCGGTGGACGACACGGTCGCCGGTCTCGAGGGCGGGGCCGACGACTACGTGCCCAAGCCGTTCCGGTTCGAGGAGCTGCTCGCCCGGGTGCGGCTGCGGCTGCGGACCACCGACCCCGCCGCCCCCGAGACGACGGTGCTCACCCACGGCCAGCTCTCGCTGGACATGCTCACGCGCCGGGTGAACGTGGACGGCAAGGAGGTGGAGCTCTCCGCCCGTGAGTTCGCGCTGCTCGAGACGTTCATGAGCCACCCGGGTCAGGTCCTCTCGCGCGAGCAGCTGCTCTCCCGGGTGTGGGGCTACGACTTCGACCCCGGCTCCAACGTGGTGGACGTCTACGTGCGCTACCTGCGCAAGAAGATCGGCGCCGAGCACCTGGCCACCGTGCGCGGGATGGGTTACCGCCTGGTCGACGCGAGCCGCTGA
- a CDS encoding ketopantoate reductase family protein, with protein sequence MLAVVGPGAVGGLLAALLHRAGEDVVAVARPATAQRLLADGLHVRSELYGEWTAHLPVATEAPDGAAVVLAVKAYALPHVLPDLVTARPAEVLALLNGTAHAETLRRAGLTVAGASIQVESVREGGVVVHRGGFCNLTVPDDAASWRTTRALEGAGVAVRTGGTETEVLWHKYAFLAPMALLTSWTDEPIGPALEREPALAAGLVAEVAAVATAEGVPTEPAGLDRALRRLPETMRSSLQHDVHAGGPAEIEALGGDLLRLAERHGIDVPVLARVVGDVRGRLG encoded by the coding sequence ATGCTCGCCGTCGTGGGTCCAGGAGCCGTGGGCGGGCTGCTCGCCGCCCTCCTCCATCGTGCGGGGGAGGACGTCGTCGCCGTCGCCCGCCCCGCCACCGCCCAACGCCTGCTCGCGGACGGGCTGCACGTGCGCTCCGAGCTCTACGGGGAGTGGACGGCGCACCTGCCCGTCGCCACCGAGGCCCCCGACGGCGCCGCCGTCGTCCTCGCCGTCAAGGCCTACGCCCTGCCCCACGTGCTGCCGGACCTGGTGACCGCCCGGCCCGCGGAGGTGCTCGCCCTCCTCAACGGCACCGCGCACGCCGAGACCCTGCGCCGCGCGGGCCTAACCGTCGCGGGCGCGTCCATCCAGGTCGAGTCGGTGCGTGAGGGCGGCGTCGTCGTCCATCGTGGCGGCTTCTGCAACCTCACGGTGCCCGACGACGCCGCCTCCTGGCGTACCACGCGGGCGCTGGAGGGGGCCGGGGTGGCGGTGCGCACCGGGGGCACCGAGACCGAGGTGCTCTGGCACAAGTACGCCTTCCTGGCCCCGATGGCGCTCCTGACGAGCTGGACCGACGAGCCGATCGGGCCGGCCCTCGAGCGGGAGCCGGCCCTCGCTGCCGGCCTCGTCGCCGAGGTGGCGGCGGTGGCTACCGCCGAGGGTGTGCCCACCGAGCCCGCCGGGCTGGACCGGGCGCTGCGGCGGCTGCCGGAAACCATGCGCTCCTCGCTGCAGCACGACGTCCACGCCGGGGGCCCGGCCGAGATCGAGGCGCTCGGCGGGGACCTGCTGCGCCTGGCCGAGCGGCACGGGATCGACGTGCCCGTCCTCGCCCGAGTCGTCGGGGACGTGCGCGGCCGGTTGGGCTGA